The genomic window TCCAGGGGAAGGGACGCGCGCAGGCGGGCGGCCGCCTGGGCCACCACGGAGTTTTCCGCCTCGTGCGGGGAAAGCGCCTCGAGCAGGCGCGCGGCGTCCGCGTTTTCCCCGTGGCGGCGGTAGAGCCAGGCGGCGAAGTAGAGCGCCAGCGCGCGCGGGGCGCCCACGGCTTTTCCGGCCCGGAGATCCGCCTCCAGCCGCGCGGCGGCCTCGAGCTCCAGCTCGGTCCGGTTGCGGCGGCCGACCTCGAGCGGCAGTCGGTGGAGCCCCGCGCGCTGGAGCAGGGCCTTCCACTCCTCGAAGTCGTCCAGGGCGGGGGCCCCCTGCTGCCGGGCGCTCCAGGAGGCGTAAAGGTACGCGCGCCCCACTTCGGCGGGCGGCGCCCCGCGGAGTCGAGCCGTCTGCGCCAGAAGATCGAACTTGACGTGGCCGGGGATCTCGTCCTGGCGCATCCCGCGCCGCAGCGGAACGGCCGGCTTGAGGCCCTCGCGAAGGCGCCGCCGCTCCTCGTCGGACAGCGCGGCCGAGAAATCCTTCTTGAGCCCCGCGAACCCGCAGGAGGGGCAGACCCAGGCCAGGAACTCCAGCGGCGTCGTCTTGAAGGCGTGCGGGCAGCCGTCCGCGTCGCGGCCGCCCCATGAATTGGTCGAGAGAATCTCCACCGCCGTGAACCGGAAACCGTCCACGGGGCAGAGCGCCTCGACCGATCGCTTTTCGTCCGCTCCGGCCGCTCCCAGGAGCGCCGCCGCGAGGATCGCCTTCATGCCCCGGCCTCCACGACCCGGTCGAACCCGTCGAGGTCCTTCAGTATATGGACGTCGCGGAAGCCGGAGCGTAAGGCGAGATCCGCGACGGCCGCGGTCTGATGGGGAGCGCACTCCACGAGGAGCCGCGGGGCGAAGGCGCGCGCTCCCGAGACGAGGCGCCGGAGGATCTCCATTCCGTCGGGTCCCCCGTCGAGGGCCAGGCGCGGCTCGTGCCGCACCTCGGGGGGAAGGGAGGCGAATTCCGGCGTCGCCACGTACGGCGGGTTGGAGATCACCAGGTCGTAGGACCCCGGCGCGAAAAGATCGGCCTGGACGAATTCGATCCGGTCGGCCACGCCGTGGCGGAGGGCGTTGCGGCGGGCGATCTCGAGGGCCCGCTCCGAGACGTCGGTGGCGACGCCGCGGGCGCCGCGGACGGCCAGGGTCACGGCCACGGCCCCGGATCCCGTGCCCACCTCGAGGAAGCGTCCGGGGACCCCGGCCGCCTCGGCCAGGGTTTCCGTGCTCGGGCGGGGGATGAGGACGGAGGGAGTGACTT from Planctomycetota bacterium includes these protein-coding regions:
- a CDS encoding DUF2225 domain-containing protein, translated to MKAILAAALLGAAGADEKRSVEALCPVDGFRFTAVEILSTNSWGGRDADGCPHAFKTTPLEFLAWVCPSCGFAGLKKDFSAALSDEERRRLREGLKPAVPLRRGMRQDEIPGHVKFDLLAQTARLRGAPPAEVGRAYLYASWSARQQGAPALDDFEEWKALLQRAGLHRLPLEVGRRNRTELELEAAARLEADLRAGKAVGAPRALALYFAAWLYRRHGENADAARLLEALSPHEAENSVVAQAAARLRASLPLERAYQEKAGAAYAAAFESGALDPRTAAETAYLVGELHRRRGDAAAAAAWYDRALGAPGATPELKTLASAQKARLPR
- the prmC gene encoding peptide chain release factor N(5)-glutamine methyltransferase translates to MNLLTEAAKYLRDQGIANPEPDVKLLAAFAAGRPLRTALGAPPPEFTREQEARFRRLVARRGERREPVAYIVGTEEFCGLEFEVTPSVLIPRPSTETLAEAAGVPGRFLEVGTGSGAVAVTLAVRGARGVATDVSERALEIARRNALRHGVADRIEFVQADLFAPGSYDLVISNPPYVATPEFASLPPEVRHEPRLALDGGPDGMEILRRLVSGARAFAPRLLVECAPHQTAAVADLALRSGFRDVHILKDLDGFDRVVEAGA